One Papaver somniferum cultivar HN1 chromosome 10, ASM357369v1, whole genome shotgun sequence genomic window carries:
- the LOC113317869 gene encoding uncharacterized protein LOC113317869: MLPTIDGKLKLSGKRITSSQYKFQISCFDSYHFLLFSLVCSVNRGYFGLLGIEKRSDAHQIFQHYDGLKIRWLHVDTGDFFGAEIIKELYYLRYNDTGFKIQQKHAGRWPLDTTYTEVQADQS; the protein is encoded by the exons ATGTTGCCCACCATTGACGGGAAGTTAAAGCTTTCAGGAAAGAGGATTACCTCGTCTCAATACAAATTCCAGATAAGTTGTTTTGATTCTTACCATTTTCTGCTATTTTCTCTTGTGTGTTCTGTGAATCGTGGATACTTTGGTTTGCTGGGAATTGAAAAGAGAAGTGATGCGCACCAG ATATTCCAACACTATGATGGACTAAAAATACGTTGGTTGCATGTTGACACGGGAGATTTCTTCGGTGCGGAAATCATAAAAGAACTGTACTACTTAAGATACAATGACACGGGATTCAAAATCCAACAAAAACATGCAGGAAGATGGCCACTTGATACCACATACACAGAGGTTCAAGCAGATCAATCTTGA
- the LOC113316416 gene encoding uncharacterized protein LOC113316416: MKDLPPSRTYDFHRIRLSTEFYMDDGANGSLFGCEDCKKLLRAREPPGTDHITVMLRLLRESTLGVDGDWTTIDNYFEPLIKGGKKKTKEVAEYRNGIRPKGGAKTWETVSMVYGVVHLVDKHHWVAISIDIVEQVILIYDSIRPKQNVSKDGSHVEIRRIADYLEGNWYDRSWRVEFVEAQQPDRKLNRWVFALSSKHVSGSFNRGALFGYRKTSRDDATVFYHRDNPVYPLARRFQGDTTEAVTTALLELNEHNVH, translated from the exons ATGAAAGATCTCCCTCCAAGCCGTACATACGACTTTCATCGAATACGGCTTTCCACGGAATTCTATAT GGATGACGGTGCAAATGGATCCTTATTTGGTTGTGAGGATTGTAAAAAATTACTACGTGCTAGGGAGCCTCCGGGGACGGAT CATATCACCGTCATGTTGCGCCTCTTGCGCGAGTCAACCCTGGGCGTAGATGGCGATTGGACAACAATTGACAATTACTTTGAA ccTCTTATTAAGGGGGGAAAGAAGAAGACAAAGGAGGTGGCAGAATATAGGAATGGGATTAGGCCGAAAGGCGGGGCTAAGACTTGGGAAACCGTCTCTATGGTATATGGTGTGGTGCATCTTGTCGACAAACACCACTGGGTCGCTATAAGTATCGACATAGTGGAGCAGGTGATTCTTATTTATGATTCCATTAGACCGAAACAAAATGTTAGTAAAGATGGATCCCATGTAGAAATCAGGAGGATAGCGGACTATTTGGAGGGAAACTGGTACGACAGGTCCTGGAGAGTCGAGTTCGTAGAAGCTCAACAACCCGATAG GAAATTGAATAGGTGGGTGTTTGCTCTGTCAAGCAAACATGTATCGGGATCTTTCAACAGAGGTGCTCTATTTGGATACAGGAAAACTAG CCGTGATGACGCAACTGTTTTCTATCACCGGGATAACCCTGTATACCCACTTGCTCG TAGATTTCAAGGGGATACAACTGAAGCTGTCACAACTGCATTGTTGGAGTTGAATGAACATAATGTGCATTAG
- the LOC113318044 gene encoding uncharacterized protein LOC113318044: MEQREIREIQQSEMMGNMMQAMLKMQEESLLSRRPNGPAKELETNPRNTEHETFEDYCSRFPDLDNDDNVIDDFGGESLDDICEADIGVEDYVVGNSEAEIISPDSTDVSLANVLNDIKCKKNSQRRDNENLSKDVRKKMPGPLVKSPFTTCGLTTPKIPAVGILKKRFDIATDVVAADESNLGKVRSIEELSSIVLADVDAENGKRKAVYVDNGCSTSTNGATDVQGLGVRGAKNAKPW; the protein is encoded by the exons ATGGAACAGAGAGAAATTCGGGAAATTCAGCAAAGTGAAATGATGGGGAACATGATGCAGGCGATGCTCAAAATGCAAGAGGAATCGCTCCTGTCGAGGAGACCTAAT GGTCCTGCAAAGGAATTGGAAACAAATCCCCGTAACACAGAACATGAGACTTTTGAGGACTATTGTAGTCGATTCCCTGACCTAgataatgatgataatgttattgaTGATTTTGGTGGTGAATCACTAGATGATATTTGTGAAGCTGATATTGGTGTAGAAGATTATGTAGTTGGAAACAGCGAGGCAGAAATAATAAGCCCAGATAGCACAGATGTTTCGCTT GCCAATGTGCTTAACGATATCAAGTGTAAGAAAAATAGTCAACGTCGGGACAATGAGAATCTTTCTAAAGATGTGAGAAAAAAGATGCCAGGGCCCCTAGTGAAGTCACCATTTACTACTTGCGGATTGACTACTCCTAAAATCCCTGCTGTTGGGATTCTGAAGAAGAGATTTGATATTGCCACTGACGTTGTTGCGGCTGACGAGTCAAATCTTGGGAAGGTTAGGAGTATAGAGGAGTTGAGCAGTATTGTTTTGGCTGACGTTGATGCGGAGAATGGTAAGAGAAAGGCCGTGTATGTGGATAATGGGTGTAGCACTTCAACAAATGGTGCAACCGATGTTCAAGGTCTCGGTGTGAGAGGCGCGAAGAACGCAAAGCCCTGGTGA